A region from the Eptesicus fuscus isolate TK198812 chromosome 1, DD_ASM_mEF_20220401, whole genome shotgun sequence genome encodes:
- the C1HXorf65 gene encoding uncharacterized protein CXorf65 homolog isoform X2 has translation MFIYIKHGETIDLCDETGTMKLFFLMKIPGDYASKFLTARNTYYICKVARGTPGTQLANAYLAFVPLLKNPEHTLLDALRTQCDMLEKSRLKMLRLQEAKKAVKIDSSVNLPSKSGDDKSRKLPRKGPFQKTKAGFLSKKGKQTKKIK, from the exons ATGTTCATCTACATCAAACATGGAG AAACCATTGATTTGTGTGATGAAACGGGAACAATGAAGTTGTTTTTCCTGATGAAGATCCCTGGAGACTATGCCAGCAAATTCCTTACAGCTCGAAACACCTACTACATTTGTAAGGTGGCACGTGGGACACCAG GAACCCAACTTGCGAATGCCTACCTAGCTTTTGTGCCCCTCCTGAAGAATCCAGAACACACACTACTTG ATGCCTTGCGCACACAATGTGACATGCTGGAGAAGAGCAGACTGAAAATGCTTAGACTCCAAGAAGCCAAGAAAGCCGTTAAAATTGATTCTTCTGTGAACCTTCCA TCCAAATCAGGTGACGACAAGAGTCGCAAGCTCCCTCGAAAGGGTCCATTCCAAAAGACCAAGGCAGGCTTTCTCAGTAAGAAGGGAAaacagactaaaaaaataaagtga
- the IL2RG gene encoding cytokine receptor common subunit gamma, which translates to MLKRPLPLRFLLFLQLPLLGMGLNPRVLTTPGNEDITAGFLLLTIISSLPLSHFIFLPNLEVQCFVFNVEYINCTWNSSSEPQPTNLTLHYWYKNSGHNIQECGHYLYSSEITSGCWLGKEEINLYQTFFVQLQDPQEPRRKTKKELRLQDLVIPWAPKNLTLHNLSESQIELRWSNTYLDHCLEHLVQYRSDRDHSWTEQSVDQRRSFSLPSVDGQKLYTFRVRSRHNPLCGSAQHWSEWSHPIHWGSHTSKESPSLFALEAVLIPLGSMGLIISLICVYCWLERTMPRIPTLKSLEDLVTEYHGNFSAWSGVSKGLTESLQPDYSERLCHVSEIPPKGVALGEGPGGSPCSHHSPFWAPPCYTLKPEPRYPDRTPGSCSPKLY; encoded by the exons ATGTTGAAGCGACCATTGCCACTCAGATTCCTCTTATTCCTGCAGCTGCCTCTGTTGGGGATGGGACTGAACCCAAGAGTCCTCACGACCCCTGGGAATGAAGACATCACAGCTGG GTTTCTTCTTCTGACCAtcatttcttctcttcccctctcccacttCATTTTTCTCCCCAACCTAGAGGTTCAGTGTTTTGTATTCAATGTCGAGTATATAAATTGCACTTGGAACAGCAGCTCTGAGCCTCAGCCCACCAACCTGACTCTGCACTATTG GTATAAGAACTCTGGTCATAATATCCAGGAATGTGGCCACTATCTATACTCTTCAGAGATCACTTCTGGCTGTTGGTTGGGAAAAGAGGAAATCAATCTCTACCAAACATTCTTTGTCCAGCTCCAGGACCCACAGGAACCTAGGAGGAAGACCAAAAAGGAGCTAAGACTGCAGGATCTGG TGATTCCCTGGGCTCCGAAGAACCTAACACTTCACAACCTGAGTGAATCCCAGATAGAACTGAGGTGGAGCAACACATACTTGGACCACTGTTTGGAGCACCTGGTGCAGTACAGGAGTGACCGGGACCACAGCTGGACT GAACAATCAGTGGACCAAAGACGTAGCTTCTCCTTGCCTAGTGTGGATGGGCAGAAACTCTACACGTTTCGTGTTCGGAGTCGCCATAACCCACTCTGTGGAAGTGCTCAGCATTGGAGTGAATGGAGCCACCCGATCCACTGGGGCAGCCATACTTCAAAGG AGTCCCCATCATTGTTTGCACTGGAAGCCGTGCTCATCCCCCTTGGTTCCATGGGATTGATTATTAGCCTCATCTGCGTGTACTGCTGGCTGGAACG GACCATGCCCCGAATTCCTACCCTCAAGAGCCTAGAGGATCTGGTTACAGAATACCACGGGAATTTTTCG GCCTGGAGTGGTGTGTCTAAGGGACTGACGGAGAGCCTGCAGCCAGACTACAGCGAAAGGCTCTGCCACGTCAGTGAGATTCCCCCAAAAGGTGTTGCTCTAGGGGAAGGGCCTGGGGGCTCCCCCTGCAGCCACCATAGCCCCTTCTGGGCTCCCCCATGTTACACCCTGAAACCTGAGCCCCGATACCCTGACAGAACCCCAGGGTCCTGTAGCCCTAAATTGTACTAA
- the C1HXorf65 gene encoding uncharacterized protein CXorf65 homolog isoform X1, which yields MFIYIKHGDNQHFIANINCAVHRLLHYTRSKVGLAKTETIDLCDETGTMKLFFLMKIPGDYASKFLTARNTYYICKVARGTPGTQLANAYLAFVPLLKNPEHTLLDALRTQCDMLEKSRLKMLRLQEAKKAVKIDSSVNLPSKSGDDKSRKLPRKGPFQKTKAGFLSKKGKQTKKIK from the exons ATGTTCATCTACATCAAACATGGAG ATAATCAGCATTTTATTGCCAATATCAATTGTGCTGTCCACCGGTTGCTGCATTACACCCGCAGTAAAGTGGGGTTGGCTAAAACAG AAACCATTGATTTGTGTGATGAAACGGGAACAATGAAGTTGTTTTTCCTGATGAAGATCCCTGGAGACTATGCCAGCAAATTCCTTACAGCTCGAAACACCTACTACATTTGTAAGGTGGCACGTGGGACACCAG GAACCCAACTTGCGAATGCCTACCTAGCTTTTGTGCCCCTCCTGAAGAATCCAGAACACACACTACTTG ATGCCTTGCGCACACAATGTGACATGCTGGAGAAGAGCAGACTGAAAATGCTTAGACTCCAAGAAGCCAAGAAAGCCGTTAAAATTGATTCTTCTGTGAACCTTCCA TCCAAATCAGGTGACGACAAGAGTCGCAAGCTCCCTCGAAAGGGTCCATTCCAAAAGACCAAGGCAGGCTTTCTCAGTAAGAAGGGAAaacagactaaaaaaataaagtga